A single Streptomyces sp. Edi2 DNA region contains:
- a CDS encoding protein kinase: protein MDEYAGRVLAERYRLPLRPLGDDDFTETRAFDTFSGQEVLIRQVPLPEVVEAEVVGAEVVGAEVVGATTAGPGERRPGEPRSGAFGAVRGTPGGTAGVADRSPRDPAVRRALEAATTAAQLADHPRLEQVFDAFAQDGSLWIVAELLTARPLSALLADRPLSPHRAAEIAADLLAALRVLHTNGWLHRNITARTVLVCEDGRAILTGLAMGAAQEALCGGEASGVGGSASGASAADRSEGEGTAADQPTGEGTAADGPTGKGNTGDGPASDGAAAGRAASDRSGADRPASAATSLTKPAADGAAATPSPTPTPSPTSTSAYGRPTAGLAAERARQTRLTVIGPVTERWAPEQAGPVHENWQLAPPVGPATDLWAVGALLYRSVQGQPPFPEDSAVELAQLVCSQPPAVAEECGALRPVVESLLRQDPADRPDFEELNGWLRSLIRTAPEPEAGSRLVTMPASQGADPRRLPIVRRRGELVRKGRHKKTRASRRARPQAASVVAGAEGTPAAAAAPPVPPAPDPEQSAPPAAAPRPPRPPKQPKPLRPPRQARAERRAEPAEPWGYGGAADGEPYDQQTLGQVGQVGQVGQVGHVGQGGVGDGARPRARSARPLGRLLLTVILLLLVGAVIYAMAFLPKSGEDAKTGGGGADRAGTSGAAPASPTPSKDRGEGDGGSSGTGAPRATSPAGVAKGFEVRTDPEGFQVAVRKGWQRRGANDRGQVRYVGGDYELVVVPGRDTTAHSGTDPMAYMQNKEAELAPYRSSGWASASGLQRIDVGKTAMAEGTFSWRDGSGREVYVRNLAMIHNGRYHLVLVIGPDSGRHEVDELYEQATSAYRPR, encoded by the coding sequence GTGGACGAGTACGCGGGAAGGGTGCTCGCCGAGCGTTACCGCCTGCCGTTGCGGCCCCTCGGCGACGACGACTTCACCGAGACCCGGGCGTTCGACACCTTCAGCGGGCAGGAGGTGCTGATCCGTCAGGTGCCGCTGCCGGAGGTCGTCGAAGCTGAGGTGGTCGGGGCGGAGGTGGTCGGGGCGGAGGTCGTCGGGGCGACGACGGCAGGACCCGGCGAGCGGAGGCCCGGCGAGCCGAGGTCCGGCGCCTTCGGGGCCGTACGGGGGACGCCGGGGGGTACGGCCGGGGTTGCCGACCGCAGTCCCCGCGATCCCGCCGTACGACGCGCGCTGGAGGCCGCGACCACGGCCGCGCAGCTGGCCGACCACCCCCGGCTGGAGCAGGTCTTCGACGCCTTTGCGCAGGACGGCAGCCTCTGGATCGTCGCCGAACTCCTCACCGCCCGCCCGCTGTCCGCGCTGCTCGCCGACCGGCCGCTGTCCCCGCACCGCGCTGCGGAGATCGCCGCGGACCTGCTCGCCGCGCTGCGGGTACTGCATACGAACGGCTGGCTCCACCGCAACATCACCGCCCGCACGGTCCTGGTCTGCGAAGACGGCCGGGCCATCCTCACCGGCCTGGCGATGGGCGCGGCGCAGGAGGCGCTGTGCGGAGGCGAGGCGTCCGGCGTGGGCGGGAGCGCTTCCGGTGCGTCCGCGGCGGATCGGTCGGAGGGCGAGGGGACCGCGGCGGACCAGCCGACCGGCGAGGGGACGGCGGCGGACGGGCCGACCGGCAAGGGGAACACAGGGGACGGGCCCGCTTCCGACGGGGCCGCGGCGGGCCGGGCTGCCTCCGACAGGTCCGGAGCCGACCGGCCCGCCTCCGCCGCGACCTCGCTGACCAAGCCCGCGGCTGACGGTGCTGCCGCCACTCCCTCTCCCACTCCCACCCCCTCTCCCACTTCCACCTCCGCATACGGCCGGCCCACCGCCGGGCTCGCCGCCGAGCGGGCCCGGCAGACGCGGCTGACCGTCATCGGCCCGGTCACCGAGCGCTGGGCACCGGAGCAGGCCGGACCGGTCCACGAGAACTGGCAGTTGGCGCCGCCGGTCGGCCCGGCCACCGACCTGTGGGCGGTCGGTGCGCTCCTCTACCGGAGCGTGCAGGGGCAGCCGCCGTTCCCGGAGGACAGCGCCGTCGAACTGGCGCAGCTGGTCTGTTCGCAGCCACCCGCGGTCGCCGAGGAGTGCGGGGCACTGCGTCCTGTCGTCGAGTCCCTGCTGCGTCAGGACCCCGCCGACCGCCCGGATTTCGAGGAGCTGAACGGCTGGCTGCGCTCGTTGATCCGTACGGCGCCGGAGCCGGAGGCCGGCAGCCGGCTGGTGACGATGCCGGCGTCGCAGGGCGCCGATCCGCGGCGGCTGCCGATCGTGCGGCGCCGCGGTGAACTCGTCCGGAAGGGGCGCCACAAGAAGACCCGGGCGTCCCGGCGGGCACGGCCGCAGGCGGCATCGGTCGTCGCCGGGGCGGAGGGTACGCCGGCCGCCGCGGCCGCGCCGCCCGTCCCACCGGCGCCGGACCCCGAGCAGTCGGCCCCGCCCGCTGCCGCGCCCCGTCCGCCCCGTCCCCCGAAGCAGCCCAAGCCGCTCCGGCCGCCCAGGCAGGCCCGGGCGGAACGGCGTGCCGAGCCGGCTGAGCCCTGGGGATACGGCGGGGCCGCGGACGGGGAGCCGTACGACCAGCAGACGCTGGGCCAGGTCGGCCAGGTCGGCCAGGTCGGCCAGGTCGGTCATGTCGGCCAGGGTGGGGTGGGCGACGGGGCGCGCCCACGGGCGCGCTCGGCGCGCCCGCTCGGCCGGCTGCTGCTGACCGTGATCCTGCTTCTCCTCGTCGGCGCGGTCATCTATGCGATGGCGTTCCTGCCCAAGTCAGGCGAGGACGCCAAGACCGGCGGGGGAGGCGCGGACCGTGCGGGCACCTCGGGTGCGGCGCCCGCGTCCCCCACTCCGTCCAAGGACCGGGGCGAGGGCGACGGCGGTTCGTCCGGCACCGGCGCGCCGCGGGCCACCAGCCCGGCGGGGGTCGCCAAGGGCTTCGAGGTGCGTACCGACCCCGAGGGCTTCCAGGTCGCGGTCCGCAAGGGCTGGCAGCGGCGCGGGGCGAACGACCGGGGCCAGGTGCGGTACGTCGGCGGGGACTACGAGCTGGTGGTGGTGCCCGGCCGCGACACGACGGCGCACTCCGGCACCGACCCGATGGCGTATATGCAGAACAAGGAAGCCGAGCTGGCGCCGTACCGTTCCTCCGGCTGGGCCTCGGCCTCCGGTCTGCAGCGGATCGACGTCGGGAAGACGGCGATGGCCGAGGGCACCTTCTCCTGGCGGGACGGCAGCGGACGCGAGGTGTATGTGCGTAACCTCGCGATGATCCACAACGGCCGCTACCACCTCGTCCTCGTCATCGGCCCGGACAGTGGGCGGCACGAGGTGGACGAGCTGTACGAGCAGGCGACGAGCGCTTACCGCCCGCGCTGA
- a CDS encoding protein kinase, with amino-acid sequence MGDEVEMDGKGGRLLAGRYRLADVLGRGGMGTVWRARDEVLGRTVAVKELRFPGGVEEDEKRRLITRTLREAKAIARIRNNGAVTVYDVVDEDDRPWIVMELVEGRSLAEVVRDDGPLTPRRAAEVGLVVLDVLRAAHAEGILHRDVKPSNVLISDDGRVVLTDFGIAQVEGDPSVTSTGMLVGAPSYISPERARGHKPGPPADMWSLGGLLYACVEGVPPYDKGSAIATLTAVMTEPVEPPKSAGELEEVIYGLLVKDPAARLDDAGARVLLEDVIHAPEAKTPEPPMDATRAMALPTVPVERAEPKAAPKPKAAPKPKNTPKSKAAPKSRVVRGTQSAAAPVAEPAAGNASTGGGGKADARTSAGAGTSAAAAAGKSKAGGSAAGGSKTGGSKAGKRAGAGETAVAGVSARTGRPQSEAAGPTADEAAGKATGPDAADAGGTAGSAGPGAARPAGTRPGFDAEAAKEKVRGALQSVRSAAAAMAARPDSRSGDGSRPPARASVTDVVPRRTLIIVAVVVVLAVLGTVLAVTLGDDSGKTSGKASGKPDTSSSASRAKPSTDAADAGGDQAKGQAKDQDPADAQPPNLTPAEDTGGKDDSGGKGGKAVPGGFTELSNDKFHFRMAMPKGFHQTDTAGEGSGAIYSASGGFPRIQIDYNAEPGTDAAASWRSLEPAVRSSSDEYHLIAIKSVKWRDYPTVADWSFTRRQSGEKVRVLDRGFRADDHHGYAIMITCKADAWSDKPCQQMIKTAFKTFALKD; translated from the coding sequence GTGGGCGACGAGGTCGAGATGGACGGCAAAGGGGGCAGGCTGCTCGCCGGCCGGTACCGGCTCGCCGATGTTCTCGGCCGGGGCGGCATGGGCACCGTGTGGCGGGCGCGCGACGAGGTCCTGGGCCGCACGGTCGCGGTCAAGGAGCTGCGCTTCCCGGGCGGGGTCGAGGAGGACGAGAAGCGTCGTCTGATCACCCGCACACTGCGCGAGGCCAAGGCGATTGCCCGGATCCGGAACAACGGCGCGGTGACGGTCTATGACGTGGTCGACGAGGACGACCGCCCGTGGATCGTGATGGAGCTGGTCGAGGGCCGCTCGCTGGCCGAGGTCGTCCGCGACGACGGCCCGCTCACCCCGCGTCGCGCCGCCGAGGTCGGGCTGGTGGTGCTCGATGTGCTGCGCGCCGCGCACGCCGAGGGCATCCTGCACCGCGATGTGAAGCCGTCCAACGTCCTGATCTCCGATGACGGCCGGGTCGTGCTGACCGACTTCGGTATCGCCCAGGTCGAGGGCGACCCCTCCGTGACCTCGACCGGCATGCTCGTCGGTGCCCCCTCCTACATCTCCCCGGAGCGCGCCCGCGGCCACAAGCCGGGCCCGCCCGCCGACATGTGGTCGCTGGGCGGCCTGCTGTACGCCTGTGTCGAGGGCGTTCCGCCGTACGACAAGGGTTCCGCGATCGCCACGCTGACCGCGGTGATGACCGAGCCGGTCGAGCCGCCGAAGAGCGCCGGCGAACTGGAAGAGGTCATCTACGGCCTGCTGGTGAAGGACCCGGCCGCCCGGCTGGACGACGCCGGTGCGCGGGTGCTGCTGGAGGACGTGATCCACGCTCCCGAGGCGAAGACGCCGGAGCCCCCGATGGACGCGACCCGGGCGATGGCGCTGCCGACGGTGCCCGTGGAGCGGGCGGAGCCGAAGGCCGCGCCGAAGCCGAAGGCCGCGCCGAAGCCGAAGAACACGCCGAAGTCGAAGGCCGCGCCGAAGTCGCGGGTGGTGCGGGGTACGCAGTCCGCCGCCGCGCCGGTGGCGGAGCCGGCGGCCGGGAACGCGAGCACCGGCGGCGGTGGCAAGGCGGATGCCCGTACCTCCGCGGGTGCCGGTACGTCCGCGGCTGCCGCGGCCGGCAAGAGCAAGGCCGGTGGAAGCGCGGCCGGCGGAAGCAAGACCGGCGGAAGCAAGGCCGGCAAGCGTGCCGGTGCCGGCGAGACTGCCGTGGCGGGCGTGTCGGCGCGGACCGGGCGTCCGCAGTCCGAGGCGGCCGGGCCGACGGCCGATGAGGCGGCCGGCAAGGCGACCGGTCCCGACGCGGCGGATGCCGGCGGTACGGCGGGTTCGGCCGGTCCGGGCGCGGCCCGTCCGGCGGGCACCCGGCCCGGGTTCGACGCCGAGGCCGCCAAGGAGAAGGTGCGCGGCGCCCTGCAGTCCGTCCGCAGCGCCGCCGCCGCGATGGCGGCCCGTCCGGACTCCAGATCCGGCGACGGGAGCCGTCCGCCGGCGCGCGCATCGGTGACCGACGTCGTTCCGCGCCGCACGCTGATCATCGTGGCCGTGGTCGTCGTCCTGGCGGTGCTGGGCACGGTGCTGGCCGTCACCCTGGGTGACGACTCGGGGAAGACCAGCGGCAAGGCGTCCGGCAAGCCCGACACGTCGTCGTCCGCGAGCCGGGCGAAGCCGTCGACGGACGCGGCCGATGCGGGCGGGGACCAGGCAAAGGGCCAGGCGAAGGACCAGGATCCGGCCGACGCACAGCCGCCGAATCTCACCCCGGCCGAGGACACCGGCGGCAAGGACGACAGCGGCGGCAAGGGCGGCAAGGCCGTGCCGGGCGGCTTCACCGAGCTCTCCAACGACAAGTTCCACTTCCGTATGGCGATGCCCAAGGGCTTCCACCAGACCGACACCGCGGGGGAGGGCTCCGGCGCCATATACAGCGCCTCGGGTGGCTTCCCGCGCATCCAGATCGACTACAACGCCGAGCCCGGCACCGATGCGGCGGCCTCCTGGCGCAGCCTGGAGCCGGCCGTGCGCTCCTCCAGCGACGAGTACCACCTCATCGCCATCAAGTCGGTGAAGTGGCGGGACTATCCGACCGTCGCCGACTGGTCGTTCACCCGTCGGCAGAGCGGCGAGAAGGTACGGGTCCTCGACCGCGGCTTCCGGGCCGATGACCACCACGGCTACGCCATCATGATCACCTGCAAGGCGGATGCCTGGTCGGACAAGCCGTGCCAGCAGATGATCAAGACTGCGTTCAAGACGTTCGCGCTGAAGGACTGA